The following coding sequences are from one Pelagovum sp. HNIBRBA483 window:
- a CDS encoding cold-shock protein: MANGTVKWFNSTKGFGFIAPESGGKDVFVHISQVERSGLTGLADDQKVTFDVEAGRDGRESAINLALA; encoded by the coding sequence ATGGCCAATGGCACAGTGAAATGGTTCAACTCCACTAAAGGCTTCGGCTTTATCGCACCCGAGAGCGGCGGCAAGGACGTGTTCGTACACATCTCCCAAGTCGAGCGCTCGGGCCTCACCGGTCTTGCAGACGACCAGAAAGTAACTTTCGACGTCGAAGCCGGCCGTGACGGCCGCGAAAGCGCGATCAACCTCGCACTGGCTTGA
- a CDS encoding tyrosine-type recombinase/integrase, which translates to MNIKSLLDHLEGAYAPATLRAYRADIGKFIEWCDANGETALPASARAITRYLAAEADKAVATMERRLYSIRKVHALLGHPDPCASADAQIAIRRFKRSKPNRPRQVHGITHDTLVAMLENQPDTLHGIRNRALLSLGFDFLTRRSELSALRRADITFQPDHTVRGLIRRSKNDQIGLGRTAYGSRRTYELLRSWLEQRDDEVPWLFCPIVHGKCIDRPLCTSQIRLIIKGAARDAGKEATEVHEISGHSLRIGAAQELMMRGLDISAIMRAGGWKTSDVVARYVQSAEHNVWE; encoded by the coding sequence ATGAACATAAAATCTCTCTTGGACCACTTGGAAGGCGCATATGCCCCCGCCACATTACGCGCATATCGCGCCGACATCGGCAAGTTCATCGAATGGTGTGATGCAAATGGCGAAACCGCCCTGCCGGCAAGTGCGCGCGCAATAACAAGATATCTCGCGGCCGAGGCGGACAAGGCCGTCGCAACAATGGAGCGCCGGCTCTACAGCATTCGGAAAGTTCACGCGCTCTTAGGGCATCCCGACCCGTGCGCCTCGGCGGATGCACAAATCGCCATCCGGCGCTTCAAACGGTCGAAACCAAACCGCCCGAGGCAGGTGCATGGCATCACCCATGACACACTTGTTGCGATGCTCGAGAACCAGCCCGATACGCTGCACGGCATCCGCAATCGTGCACTTCTCTCGCTGGGGTTTGATTTCTTGACGCGGCGATCGGAGCTTTCAGCCCTGCGACGCGCAGATATTACATTCCAGCCAGATCACACGGTCCGGGGCCTGATCCGCAGAAGTAAGAATGACCAGATCGGGCTGGGGCGCACAGCTTACGGCAGCCGGAGAACGTATGAGCTGCTCCGCAGCTGGCTTGAACAGCGCGACGATGAAGTCCCATGGCTCTTTTGCCCTATCGTCCATGGAAAGTGTATCGACCGTCCGCTCTGCACGTCGCAGATCCGCTTGATCATTAAAGGTGCGGCAAGGGATGCAGGCAAAGAAGCCACCGAGGTTCATGAGATTTCGGGGCACTCCCTGCGGATCGGCGCCGCGCAGGAACTTATGATGCGCGGCCTCGATATCAGCGCGATCATGCGCGCTGGTGGCTGGAAAACCTCAGACGTTGTTGCCCGTTATGTACAGAGCGCGGAGCATAATGTTTGGGAATGA
- a CDS encoding helix-turn-helix domain-containing protein: protein MITTEQIRMARGALDWTIADLEQASGVSERTIRRIEAQAGLPNATRANMMIIQRAFEDAGIEFIGAPDDRPGVRLRRP from the coding sequence ATGATTACGACAGAACAAATCCGCATGGCGCGCGGTGCGTTGGATTGGACGATTGCGGATCTTGAACAGGCCTCAGGGGTAAGTGAGCGTACCATTCGCCGGATCGAAGCGCAGGCGGGCCTGCCCAATGCTACGCGCGCCAATATGATGATTATCCAGCGCGCGTTTGAGGATGCCGGCATTGAGTTTATCGGCGCGCCTGATGATCGTCCCGGCGTGAGGCTTCGGCGGCCCTAA
- a CDS encoding metal ABC transporter permease — protein sequence MEFDLATALLPFRFPFMQNAFYIAMIVSVPTALLSCFLVLKGWALMGDAISHAVLPGIVLAYILGLPLILGAFAAGMFTAVATGYLAGNSRVKQDTVMGVVFSGMFGLGIVLYVSIETNAHLDHILFGNMLGVGTGDLWQAGLISGGVALLLVLKWKDWLLHSFDPAQARASGLWVTALHYGLLALISLTIVATLNAAGLILAIALLIAPGAIAFLLVRKFRTMLWVSVLICMASMLLGTYASFFLDSAPAPTIVLILTAVFVVAFTSSQIRNRRRSMQRMAEESA from the coding sequence ATGGAGTTCGACCTTGCCACCGCACTGCTGCCGTTTCGCTTTCCCTTCATGCAAAACGCCTTTTACATCGCGATGATTGTGTCGGTACCGACCGCGCTTCTGTCATGCTTTTTGGTGCTCAAGGGCTGGGCGCTGATGGGCGACGCGATCAGCCACGCGGTGCTGCCCGGCATCGTGCTGGCCTATATCCTCGGCCTGCCGCTAATTCTTGGGGCCTTTGCAGCGGGTATGTTTACCGCCGTGGCGACAGGATACCTCGCCGGCAACAGCCGCGTGAAACAGGACACCGTGATGGGGGTGGTTTTTTCGGGGATGTTTGGCCTCGGGATCGTGCTCTATGTCTCAATCGAAACAAATGCGCACCTCGACCACATCCTCTTTGGCAATATGCTCGGCGTTGGCACAGGCGATCTTTGGCAGGCGGGGCTTATTTCCGGAGGGGTGGCTCTGCTGCTAGTGCTGAAGTGGAAGGATTGGCTCCTGCACAGTTTCGACCCTGCACAGGCCCGAGCCTCCGGGCTGTGGGTGACGGCGCTGCATTACGGGCTCTTGGCCCTCATCTCACTGACCATCGTCGCCACGCTCAATGCCGCAGGTTTGATCCTCGCCATTGCACTGCTGATCGCACCGGGGGCGATTGCCTTCCTTTTGGTGCGCAAATTCCGCACGATGCTCTGGGTTTCAGTGCTAATCTGCATGGCGTCGATGCTGCTCGGCACCTATGCGAGCTTCTTCCTCGACAGCGCCCCTGCCCCGACGATTGTGCTCATCCTGACGGCTGTGTTTGTTGTAGCCTTTACCAGCAGCCAAATCCGAAACCGCCGCCGTTCGATGCAGCGGATGGCGGAAGAGAGCGCTTAG
- a CDS encoding metal ABC transporter permease, which produces MSVLLEPFNYGYMTNAMWVSALVGGVCAFLSSYLMLKGWSLIGDALSHAVVPGVAGAYMLGIPFALGAFASGGLAAAAMLFLSERSGLKVDVIIGLIFSSFFGLGLFMVSVSPVSVDVMTITMGNILAITPSDTLQLAIIGFVSLAVLTAKWKDLMVTFFDENHARSIGLRPRLLKAVFFVLLSAAVVAAMQTVGAFLVIAMVVTPGATAYLLCDRFPRLILTSISIGTGTSFLGAYASYFLDGATGGIIVVLQTLIFLAAFVFAPKHGILATRRKGAKALEARNGEVS; this is translated from the coding sequence ATGAGTGTCCTCTTGGAGCCCTTCAACTACGGCTATATGACCAATGCGATGTGGGTCTCTGCGCTCGTTGGTGGCGTCTGCGCGTTTCTCTCGTCCTACCTGATGCTCAAAGGCTGGTCGCTTATTGGTGACGCGCTCTCCCATGCCGTCGTCCCGGGCGTCGCGGGCGCCTACATGCTGGGCATTCCTTTCGCGCTGGGGGCCTTCGCCTCCGGCGGGTTGGCGGCGGCGGCGATGCTCTTTCTCTCAGAGCGGTCGGGGCTGAAGGTCGATGTGATCATCGGGCTGATCTTCAGTTCCTTCTTCGGGTTGGGGCTTTTTATGGTGTCGGTCAGCCCCGTTTCCGTCGATGTGATGACGATCACCATGGGCAATATCCTCGCCATCACACCGAGTGACACGCTGCAATTGGCGATCATCGGCTTTGTCTCGCTCGCGGTTTTAACGGCGAAGTGGAAAGACCTGATGGTCACCTTCTTTGACGAAAACCACGCCCGCAGCATCGGGTTGCGCCCGCGCCTGCTGAAGGCGGTGTTCTTTGTGCTTCTGTCTGCCGCCGTGGTGGCGGCGATGCAGACGGTTGGTGCGTTTCTGGTGATTGCCATGGTGGTCACGCCGGGGGCGACAGCCTACCTGCTCTGCGACAGGTTTCCACGCCTGATCCTCACCTCGATCAGCATCGGGACGGGGACGAGCTTTCTGGGGGCCTACGCGAGCTATTTCTTGGACGGAGCGACAGGCGGGATCATCGTCGTCCTACAAACGCTGATCTTCCTCGCGGCGTTCGTTTTTGCCCCGAAACACGGGATCTTGGCCACGCGCCGCAAAGGGGCCAAGGCGCTTGAAGCCCGAAACGGGGAGGTATCGTGA
- a CDS encoding manganese/iron ABC transporter ATP-binding protein has translation MKDATPAQPTTTSGISVRDATVTYRNGHTALWNASFDVPLGTVTALVGINGAGKSTLFKAIMGFVGASKGEIEILGMPVRAALRKNLVAYVPQSEEVDWAFPVLVEDVVMMGRYGHMGFLRRPRAADHKAVDEALERVNMTEYRHRQIGELSGGQRKRVFLARSLAQEGQVILLDEPFTGVDVKTEEQIVALLRELRDEGRVMLVSTHNLGSVPEFCDRTILIKGTVLAHGPTETTFTRANLERAFGGVLRHFTLGGDALHDDSDARSVTILTDDERPFVQYGDKTQRAEGGE, from the coding sequence ATGAAAGACGCGACACCAGCGCAGCCGACCACCACGAGCGGGATTTCCGTGCGTGACGCAACGGTCACCTATCGCAACGGGCATACCGCGCTCTGGAACGCCAGTTTTGATGTACCGCTTGGCACGGTGACGGCGCTCGTCGGCATCAATGGCGCGGGGAAGTCCACCCTTTTCAAGGCGATCATGGGGTTTGTTGGCGCATCCAAGGGCGAGATCGAGATCCTCGGCATGCCTGTTCGCGCCGCGCTGCGCAAAAACCTGGTCGCCTATGTGCCGCAATCAGAGGAGGTCGATTGGGCCTTTCCGGTGCTTGTCGAAGACGTGGTGATGATGGGGCGCTACGGGCATATGGGCTTTCTGCGCCGCCCACGCGCCGCCGATCACAAAGCGGTCGATGAGGCGTTGGAACGGGTAAATATGACCGAATACCGCCATCGCCAGATTGGTGAACTGTCTGGTGGGCAGCGCAAGCGCGTGTTCCTTGCGCGGAGCCTTGCCCAAGAGGGTCAGGTGATCCTCCTTGACGAGCCATTCACAGGCGTTGATGTGAAAACCGAGGAACAGATCGTCGCCCTCCTCCGCGAGCTGCGGGACGAGGGGCGCGTGATGCTCGTATCGACCCACAACCTCGGTTCGGTGCCCGAGTTCTGTGACCGTACCATCCTGATCAAGGGCACGGTGCTGGCGCATGGCCCGACCGAGACGACCTTTACCCGCGCCAATCTCGAAAGAGCCTTTGGCGGGGTTTTGCGCCACTTCACACTGGGCGGTGACGCATTGCACGACGATTCTGACGCCCGCAGCGTGACGATCCTGACCGATGACGAACGCCCGTTTGTGCAGTACGGCGACAAGACCCAGCGGGCGGAGGGCGGCGAATGA
- a CDS encoding metal ABC transporter substrate-binding protein, producing the protein MKVVTTFTVLADMAANVAGDAAEVVSITKPGAEIHGYAPTPQDIVRGFDADLILWNGMNLELWFEQFISNLGDIPSVTLTDGIDPISIAAGAYEGKPNPHAWMGLDNALIYIDNITDAFSNHDPENADIYAQNAATYKDELRATIEPLRAAIATIPEERRWLVTCEGAFSYLARDFGLKELYLWPMNADQVGTPQQVRAVIDGVTEHDIPVVFCESTVNTAPAEQVARETGAAYGGVLYVDSLSTAEGPVPTYLDLLRVTSTTVAEGLTQAVE; encoded by the coding sequence ATGAAAGTGGTGACAACCTTCACGGTGCTGGCGGATATGGCAGCGAACGTGGCAGGTGATGCGGCGGAGGTTGTTTCCATCACCAAGCCGGGTGCAGAAATTCACGGCTATGCGCCGACCCCGCAGGACATCGTGCGCGGGTTTGATGCCGACCTGATCCTGTGGAATGGCATGAACCTTGAGCTGTGGTTCGAGCAATTTATCAGCAATCTGGGCGATATCCCCTCGGTGACACTGACTGACGGGATCGACCCGATCTCGATTGCCGCAGGCGCCTACGAAGGCAAACCCAACCCGCATGCGTGGATGGGGCTGGATAATGCGCTGATTTATATCGACAATATCACAGACGCATTCTCCAACCACGACCCTGAAAACGCCGACATTTACGCTCAGAATGCAGCTACCTACAAAGATGAACTCCGCGCAACAATCGAGCCGCTCCGCGCGGCGATTGCGACGATCCCGGAGGAACGCCGCTGGCTCGTGACTTGTGAAGGGGCGTTCTCCTATCTGGCGCGGGATTTTGGACTGAAGGAACTGTACCTCTGGCCAATGAACGCCGATCAGGTGGGCACACCGCAGCAAGTCCGCGCGGTGATTGATGGGGTGACCGAACATGATATTCCGGTCGTATTCTGCGAAAGCACCGTCAACACCGCCCCTGCCGAGCAAGTCGCGCGGGAAACCGGCGCGGCCTATGGTGGTGTACTCTATGTTGACAGCCTCAGCACCGCCGAAGGGCCGGTGCCAACCTATCTTGACCTTTTGCGCGTAACATCGACAACAGTGGCCGAAGGGCTCACACAGGCGGTAGAGTGA